In Odontesthes bonariensis isolate fOdoBon6 unplaced genomic scaffold, fOdoBon6.hap1 scaffold_308, whole genome shotgun sequence, the genomic window agagctttgggatgtccttcaagaagcctggagaactattcctgaagactccttaaagaaatggcAGAAAGCTTATCTGAGAGGGTTTatgctgtgttggagaataaaggagctcagaccaaatattgactttcaagcttgttagaatgatccaaagtttgtttttgtcttataTTCTGTATTTCCATTTCGGTTTGCACGTTTCAATAAATCACAAAGCCTTAACCAGAGTAATCAATTTACTCTTGAGAACATAATGATTTTAGGGGAGACATAGTTCAGGAAAGGCTACAAAAGTCAAGCTTTCTGGCTCAGagtatggggaaaaaaacaatatttctgAAAAGTCTCAGAGTCAAATATCCATGTCAAAAATCAAATTTCTTTTCAGTTGAATCATCACATAAAAAAGGCAATCCAAACTGCCATGTGCATCATGTTTTCCTGTAGTACTTGATGCCTTTAAAAAGTGGTAATCAtggccatgaaaaaaaaaaagcctcagtGAGTTTGatctgtgtttgtttgcacGTGGCGTCGAAGAAGCATTTGTACTGAAAGCCATATTTCATGTTCATGTGTGATGTGATGTACTGTTTCAGATCATAACCTAACAGGCATGTCACTGTCTTTGTCCACCAAGTCTTTCAGTTTTTACCCGCTCTTTCAAAAATGTCTGGAACTTCTTCTGCTGTGCTGCTCATTAACATTTACCATGGAGGAAGGTGTCAGCGGAACACCTCAGAAGTAAAACATCTGTTTGCATGCCTGTGTTTATCGCCCGTCCAGAAGCAATCTGGTAAGTAAAGGCCAGAACAGGCAGCCAGCGTTTAGAGGCAGTAATAACAATGGAGTTCAGCCATTTTGCCATATTCGCCCAGAGCCcatgctgtttttttccccacttgtCAAAACCCATCCAGGCACTGAGGAACATTTCCCATCTCTATGGCCTCGTTAAGTCACTGGCACTCAGGGgagcaacacacacaaacacactcccaGTGGTCTGAGGTTCCATCCACCAAAACCCTTCCCTTCTGAGTCTCCCTTAACGCCGTTATGAGCTCTCCAACTGTCTCAATATAGATGAAACGCATGACGAGTTGGAGTGGTTGGCACTCGAtccagttaaaaaaaagttgcttgcGTGTGTCCGGCTGAAGCGGACAAAACGCAAGCTGTTCTTTAAATAGGTATGTATTTACCTCCCCTCTAAATGAAGAGTGActgggcaaacacacacacagagccacACCTGAATGAGCTCAGTTGGTAGGGGGCACGTGTGGTGCCACTGCCACTCGTTACTTTTGCTGTGGTGGCGTTTGGCTGTGTCAGAGAGTTTTTCATTGCCCTAAAGATGTTTGTCTTTATATGTGTTCTTTATGAACCACAAAGACAGCAAAACGAAAATAAAGGGACTGAGTTTGAGGAGAAGTTTAGGATTGAACTTGGGTCACACATTTACCGGTGAGGGGGAATGATTCTCCATTCACATGCAGTGATACAATAAAGCACAAAGGTTTGTGTGTGAGCGACTGAAAACAACATTACCTGCGTCTCGGCTTGTGTGCGCGCCTGCTCCTCGCTGGCCAACACCACCTCCCTCTCTGTTGTGATCTGAACACTTTCCCGAAGcgcctcctccagctcctcaatTCTCTCCTCCTTCTGACGGAGGGAATCCTGCAGAGAGCGGATTGATGGATGAAGTATTAAGATGATGACTTTGTCAGTCCATTTATTAAGGAGCAACACAAAGAATCAAGGAAGTTACCAGTGAGACAGTGAGGTTGTACTTAAGAGGCCGTGCATAGATCTTTGAGCTGAAGTTCAGTTTCCATAAACTAAAGGCACTGACCCTTTACCCATGATTAGCATCTGGAACCGCCTCAATCTCGACCCAGCCAATGACTAAACAAGTAGGCCATAGACTCACTcactttaaagtgctttattttTACCAACAGCCTTATGCAAAATGAATGGCCAACAGCAGCTAAGGTTCCTTCACCCTGCGGCAGGTCTCAGCCAAACGAGTTGCTTATTGCACTCGTCGGAGAAAAGGTGGTTGAGTAGGAGGTCTTTCAGTGAGGCACTGAGGACATATTCAAGTGCACACTCCTAAAAGAGATTTGTCACATGCATTTCAGGCCACCTCTGAATGAGGTCTGAATGACTTTATTTCAAAATATCCTTAATGCGTCCCGGGTGCATTCACATCTGTACTTAAGAGCTTTGAATGGCTGACCCAAGATGCATGCTAATGCCAAATGAGAACGTGGCCAAAGTGTAGCTTAGGTGCTTGGGAATTAGTTGTAAAGAAGACGAATTATGGTTTTTGGGttttctctctccttctccAGATACTGAACTGCCTGGATCACCGAGTTTGCAGCCAAGGATTCTCTTTCCTTAATAACAATCATAACATTAACATTTCCATGACATCTTCCAAGTGGCTGAACAGCTGACCAATTAGAGCAGACAGGGGAATTCTGGGGGGCAACGTTAAAAAAAAGGAGCTAAAGCAGAGTGTTTCAGACAGCGAatgtaaagtattttttatttttttttacatatattaCAACAGATAAACCTATTCCCTTAGATCCACCACAGGAGAATCATGATCCTGTAAATGAGCAACAGAGTACTGGAGAAATTAATGGAATTAAGGTGTTACATGAGAAGTGGAGGGAATCCAAAAGTTAGAACAATTCATTCCGAGGGGGTCAAGAATGTCTGAACTAAATGTCATGTTGTCTCATCATTCATTGTGCATTCATAATCTGTCACATAGCTGTTGAAATACTTCAGACCTCTAATACTATTGCAGAGGCCGGTGTTTATTCAGTATGTTCCGGTTGTGTTGCATCGACTTTGCCGTAAAACTGACAACAATGAATTAATTCAGTTTGTCAGGCATAAAAAATAGTTGTTGCGCCCATGTAAGTACGGAAAAGTCCCTGAGTCTTCTTTTGTGAGGAAGgatgttttgatgtttttaaaaaaatatatatatatatctgtatgaAAGACATAGTGCTCATTTAAGGACAGTTTGATGAAGGGTTTAAGCACTCTAAAACTGTTTGGTACATTTATTTTCATAGTGGATATTTCATTGTTTCCCTGGAATTAACAGAAAAGTAACAAAAGCAACTAGTAAGAACTATTGGGCCAATTATCTTTACCTTCAACATCGGCCTAGAATTTCACAATTGGTGCATGCCTTCTTCTGCTTGCACTAGTTTCTGACTGATTCCACAGATCAGACATGCTAATCTTTGCATGATGGAGTCcaaaaaatcttatttcagaAACTCTTTTAATCTAAGTATTTTCATACACAAGCCAAAAAATCAGTTGGCTTAATCAAATGCAGAACAAGATCTCTCTTGATCTGGCGTCAACCAGATCTGGCAGAGTGTGCTTTAAGTTAAAAAGCAGCTTTCACTGTCACATCCTGTTTCGCACGTCCCCAGACTAAACAGCTTGGACACTCCTCATTCACGTTTTTCTGCCCCCGATAACCAGAATAAAAAGCAAAAAGGCTCTCAAACTTCACAGTCTGATCTCTATATTCCTCCGAGGATTCCGATCACACATGACGCTCAGTGAAATGACTACATGAGCTTCCCATCAATTccccgtaaaaaaaaaaatgttatttttcctCTTGCCAGGCAACTGACTTTGCTGGATAAATTAAAGCTGAATGAATAACTGATGGGGACAGGGTGGGAGAGGAAGGATGAGGCATTACAGTGGCCATGAACAAACCTCAAGAACATCTCCAACACATGTGCAGAGAATATGAGTCCTCTATACGCCACTGTTACTTGGTGTCTAACTATGCAGCCTGAGATGGAATTTAATTGGATTATAGCCCCTTACTGCACTGAATTAAATTTACGGTTTGAATTATTCTCATATTCCTTTTACAGTCTGGAGTGTTGTTTAGGCTATACATAATGGCTTTGAATTAACACACTAGTTATGGCTGGAACCGCTGCGGTCTCAGATGTCTGAGTGACTCACATCAGCTCATCTTTTAACCgcacatatacatataaatgacAGCTTCTTAACTACTTAAACCAAAGATCAATCATAGCAAAAGGGGCACATAAGCttattcacacaaacacacgctgtTTTCATCTGCCTGTAATCAGAAAAACCACCGAGGTAAACGATTACTGGAAGAGGAGAGCGGGAGGaggaaaagggaaagaaaaaaaatgaatgaggaAGTCAAGAAGCAGGGAAAAGAGGGGATGGAGAGGAGATAGAAAAACCTACAATCTGTAGAAAAATGAAGACAACCACAATCATAATCACTGCACCACATGAGTCTTCATCTGGTGGTCACTTGACGCACCCAGCGGACAATTAGGAAATGCTCTCACACCACAGGAAGCATCCTAAAACCATCAGCATTCATTTCATAGTTCAGCTTGTGAgtctcttcctcctcttgtaATCACTTCTCTCCGTTTTTTCCTCGTCTCTTCCCTGCTTTCCGTTTTCTATGGGCTCTCCCTGCCTATTATCCACCTTGACAACCCCCCTCACACACTCCCAAATGAGAGCTGCTGCATGCGAGAGTGTGTTTGACATTGCCTCGGGCTTCTCCGCATCACGTTATGACAATGCAGTGTTGTGGTAGCACATGTCATTCAAAGGACACAGAGATGGTGAGAAACTTTTCTCATTTCACTCCTCCAACTTCCCACCGCTCCCTGcgtcctcctcatcctccttccTCCATACCTTTATCTGCTGGGAGCTTTCGTTCAGATTGTCCTCTCTCTTCTTGGCCTCCTCCATCAGCTGCGCGTTTCTGTTTTTCTCCACCTGCTCCTTGTGCTTCAGGTTGGCCACTTTCTTCGACTGGTCCTTCATCTGTCTGCATAAGCACACGAGAGAGATGAAAAATAAGACAATGCATCATCCATGTCATCCATGAGTGGCGTATTGTTTTAGAAGTCTCACTCGCAGTGGGAGGTAAAGAGAGCAAATGCAGACAGGATGATAACACACAGCCCCAATAATTCTGTTACAGAACTGAAAATACACTGTATTAGAAAGCTGTGTGGGTGATAATATATTCATATTAATCAGTTTATAATAGCACACGTTGCTTTTTAACAGTCTCACCCAGAAAAATGGATTCTTAACACTTTGCTGGTTTAGAAAAGAAACTTCCTAACTTAAAGAGCTGAGGGCAGAATATTGTGACCAACTAAAACTTTGTTACAGTCAttaaacaaaggaaaaacaatTACAACGTCTCTATCGcaatgaaaaaaggaaaaaaagcacaaaacaaagcttcagtGTGGATGAGAAATGAAAGCAACATTGTTTTGAAAgccaaagaagccatttttcatCCAATTTTCTCCACCATTCGCCTTGTAACAGTGACAGTAACCATTCATAAATGTCAGAACTAAAGCGGGACAGACAGACACCAACTGGTTTGCCGACGTGTTCAATCTTAATGAGTGAAAACACTGAATGGAAGAGAAGCGTGATGAGTAATTTAGTCCATGGAAGTGACAAACTCTCCCTGCACTGCGGTCCTTGAACGTTCCAAATGAACAAGTCAAATCTCGAATAACGAAAACCAAAGTTCAAACTACGATGTACTGATGGGGTTGTGCTCACTGGCCCATAAGAAGCAAATCAATTCCTAAACTGGAAAAATTAGAGTTTGATCAACTCTCAGCATTTATCTTTTTCTTAGTTTACATTGGTTGGTGTCGGCATTTATTTCCTTCATCACCTTTATATCTGTAGTTATTTGGCTTTACATTatgatttaaatgttttatttattcatttttactctTTGTGTCTTGTTATGCTTGAATTATTTACAATATTCTGCAAAATGAACTTAAAATCACTGAACTTGTGTTGAAACTCATTGCTCTCTActtcatgaaataaatgttgaatccaagaaaaaaaaaactgtgatccTGGTTATGTGCACTGCATTACCCGCTATTTCTAAAGCCACTATAAAACATAATCATGATTGTGTTTCATACATTAAACGCCCCTTTTCCCTTGATTTCGATTTTGAACCGTGAGAGGCGGTTGAGAATGGTGctgtttcacaaaaaaaaagaagaaaaggaaatccCAGCTTCATGCCTTCACACTAAATAAATACCACATCTGAAACTACAGACCTGCAGCCTTCCGTGCACACACAGAATATGTCAGTTGACATTCAACGCTGCAGTTTAACAACCTTGCACGACACAAAATGAATGCGTTACGATGATACAGCAAGACACTCAGCAATATGATGCTGCACTAAAACTCCCTTGGGCTGATATAATATGGAGATCAGTGGAGGAATTCAGTGAAAAGCTATGAATCAATGACAACATGACATTTTCGACTTCTGCGCAATGGGAAGTACGAGGATCTTCAGAGGGATTACTGGGTGTTGGGAAGGAGAGTTTAAATCATCATCTTGGGAATGGAGGAAACGGAGAGCAGGAGTAAAAGACGGAGTCAACAAGAGGGTGATTCCTCTTGGGAGAAGGAGGGTTGGCGAGATGGAGAGAGAGTTTAATCCCTGTTTAAGCTGTCTGGAAGCCCTTGTGGCTCTGTCACAGAACTATCAGCTATCATACCAGCTTGACTTGATCAGGACCTTTCATACCTTTCATACTGTAGACATGTAGACATGCACAGATGTGGAATAACCCAAGCTAATGCCAGTAAGGCTTAACAATGTCAACTGAATCATGGTACTGATGAAAGATAAGTCACAACACAATGGCTGCATGTGTGTGCTTACATTCACACCGGCGCTTATCCAACAAAATCCTGAGTAAGACTAAACTAAACTGCTGACTAACTTGATAAAAGTAGTTCTTCATTCCGCTCCGGGTATGTCCTCGAGTAGAGTTAGTCTGTCTGCACTGTGCAAATGTTTATACATGTGTTATAACTTTTTACAGGCTCACAGATAAATCTCTTTTCTCCAAGTCTGTTGCAGGAGCAGCTGCCGGTAAGAATGCTGACCTCCATTGATGGGAACCCACAGCAAATTCTGTCACACCAGCAGCAAAGCATGAGCACGAGGAACGTACTCTTTGAGAATGGTACATTTAGTCCCCGACGATGTGAACAGGTTCCAGTTGTCACGTGGCCTTTGAAGAGAAGATCTCCCACCTTTAATTGGAACATGTGCACAGCTATGATCTCACAGGACGCTTTTTCAGTCAATGCTTTCAGTACAAAGCTTGAAAACATAAGTGTTCACATGTACAACTGTTTAATTACAACCCTTCTCTTTCATCTTTCATGCCGCTCTAAGCCAAATACTACCCTCTAaatatactaaaaaaaaaaaaaaaaatgaatcaggAGTAATCCATCAAATGGCTTTTACATCAATAGTCCTGCCAGAAAAGTTGAGAAACGATATTGGCAGTAGATGGTAACATAAAATGTGTTTGCTAAAAGGTCCAAAGGGCCCAATTCCAAACTGTCCAGAGATGTTTGGGAGGAGAAATTGAAATGTAACGACGCGGCCAATACCGCTCAGCAGCACCTGGATATTCAAAGCTCACAGAATAATCATCATTGTTaagctgtgtgtgtatgtacagTTCTTACTCAGAGGTCTGGGTGTGCTTCTTGAAAAGCGAACGTGTGTGCCCGTTGTACTTACTGCATCCAAATTGGGGTCAAATGTTAAACGAGAAGGCAGATGAAGTAAGCGTGCAGTTCTCCTgtgttccttttgttttttgttcccTTCGTTCAGCCATGATTTCAGTTTGCACCGTGAATCTGGGATAGAGTTATTTGAATATTTAAGGGTTCACATTTGTGCTATAcgccctgtgtgtgtgtgtgtgtgtgtgtgtgtgtgtgtgtgtgttagtgtgcgtAACAGGTCATAAACAGGCAGGAATGTTCCTATTGGAGGATTTCCAGGAAGCTCCAACCATCTGGTTAGATCTCTGAGGTTTCCTAACTTCATGCTACATTGGCTATATGTATGTGGAATACACTTTTAGTTTGCCATGTTTTCTTTTGACTCAACACCCTATTTCATATACTCGACCTGGTTTTACTAATCCTAAACACTGGATTTGATCACTTTTCAGCATATTGCCTATTTGCCCAGGTAAGTGTCACACATTTGCATCAGACCACAGCAACTTCCTCCACTTCTTTTCTAATTTTGGACTTCTCTGGCACACCAAAGCTTACCCAGCTCTCCTCCCCACTTATCTGCCCATTTTTGCATGTTGCATTACGATTATTAGCACGAAAAGTAATCAGTTATGAGGAAATGTGAGAAGAAAACTGTGCAGCTCGTCTTGTTTCTCAGTCTGCTTCTACTCCACACCCTTTCCAAATGCAACATTACTCTTTCCTTTGGTTAAAAATATTCTCAACAGACCATGGACCATTTATTCACTCCTTCTCCTCTCTCCAATTCCTGCATCTCCTTCTTATATTACTTCCATTTCCTTTCTCTCCCCCTCAAAACtctgaataaataaaacacaaataaaacatgACCTAAATAAAAGCTGGATGAtggcaaacattttttttttttttttttttcgctgtGATGGTTAATCTTAAGCATAAAAATCCGATTTAAGATCTCAAATATGAGACGTGTTCTGGCTAAAAAAGGCTGAATTTGGGGCTGCGACTAATGAACATGTTCTTTTATCATTAATCTACACATTCATTTGTTAAAACACACCATTTTAAGAGATGCTAAAAGCATCAAACTTGTTTGTGAACAGTAAAAGTTTGTCAACGGCCAAATCCATTCATCCACTTTCAGATTAATAGAGCAGTTCAGGCCTGTTTTATTATCAGTCCCTGCAGTTGCATCATTAGTCAGGTGAGTTACAGCGAAGGCCAGCCCTCAGGGAAATACACAAAGCCTCTACAACCTTTGCGATTTCTCAACCTGAACCCTACTTTCTCACAAGCAAGAAACCACTAAAAAGCTGCAGGTTAACGGGGGACAGATTTCTTCAGCAAATTAAAAGTTTTTGCGCTGGCAACAGACGGGTTCAAACAACATCATGGGAAGGATCTCCTGTGTTGATGTTGTCCTTCTTCTTTAGTGTCAGTGGTATGATCCTTCTCCGTTCCTGTGTTATTCGAGTGTAATGTTTGCAAAAGGAGAAATGCCAAATTTAATCAGAGCTGaccatttgtgttagtaatCGTAGCCTCAGACACAGAGGAGCTGCTCATATCAATCTATTTCTATATTTTCCAAGGTTGAATATTTTGcagattttttactttttggatGAGGTGTTTGACTTTGACGGCCATGTCATTTTATTTGAGCCGAAGCACACAGAATAAAAGCTCCTACAGACTGAAGAGAGAACAAGGAGAAGAGTAGTGAACTTAGACTGATGAAATCGGCTCCACTCCTTCTGTTACACAGCATTTTCCTCTGGAAACGATACCGTGGTTTCAGATTTCTTATTTGAGTTACAATCCAAGTCAGACTGTTCCCTGCAAACACGTTGGTGAGCAAACGTAATCCATACTTTGTTCTTCCAACCTTACAGATAACAGATAGCCGTGCCTTCTGTGCTCAAACTGTCCACTTTTCCAAGGGACACTCCCTCTGCTCTACTTTATCTGTAGAACCGTCGTCTTTACACAACAACTCACTTCATTTTTGGGGCATCCCCAGAAGAGTTTGTCATATTAGCTGCATCAAAATGCGCAATGAGAGAGTTATCTTGCGAGACCCTCTTATTTGGATGCTGACTTTGAATTTAAGAGTTGACGATTCTAACAATGATCTACAGTGATTATGGCAGGGTTGAAGGGATCCATGCACTGACAGAAACATAATAGCGATTAATCGATGGTATTACTTGCATTTTAAcgttaaataaatacacattgTGGCTCTTTTTCTGTCTGGCCTTCCAATGAAATAAACTTGATGATAGAGTTTGACAGATGTTCATATCTGTGTCAGATTAATATAATTTCAATAAGAGAAGCTGATATTTTATTGTCTCTATCCGCAGTAACAAACCAGGCAGCCTGCATATAAAACTGTataaatacagtttttttttcaaatttcagaTTTAATTCTACATGTTtctaactaaactaaactgtcATTAGAGCCTTTTTTCTAACAACCACAAGTGGCTGAGTGAACTCAGTGGCTCTGCTCAGCTGAGGCTCAAGTCCCATTTGAAGTTGTTTTAATATGTAAAATATTTCCTTCTCTCTTCCTGGGAAATCATTTTCAACAACTGCTGCAAACCGCCCGGAGGAGCCGGAATCACAGGAGAGTTCACTAACCACAACGCTGTAAACACAACATACAAATGTGCAGCGAAACcacgtccacacacacacgagaGCAGAGCACACAGTTAAACACTCCCTGACGCGCAGTGTTTTTGCGTTGGGAGTCTCTCTGAGTCGGACCACACACCAATACTGAGCATCGGCATTTTCCATCGTACACACGTACTGTACAAACACGATGGCAAAGGGTGTAAACATATATCATGTGctaacagaaacacacactggaatACTTCTTAACAAAATTTAGAATTTCCTAAACTTCTCGCACTGACCATGCAAAGACATACTTTATGATAACTTGATCATATACACCAACAAACAGGAAATGCGCTTCATTAAAATGATGAAAATTACTTTTTCCTTGTAattagcagtaaaaaaaaacacaaaaaaaaaaacacacacacacacatcatctcATATAGttgacttaaaaaaaaggacaaacttTTTACCCTCCCTCATTAGCATGCTGCAGATATTCAGGGACCCACATTAAGGtaatattaatattacattCGGAGTACTGTATAAATATTTGATCAGAAATGCTTGTGGGCCGCTGGATGTTTACTGCTCCGAGTTCGCCCAACATTAACATCAAGGATTTCCTTTAAACCATGAGGAATACAGTATTTCCTTTAAAAATACAGGAAACATCGGTTTGGTTTGCTGTGCCCATAATAACTATAAAacaccaatttttttttcagt contains:
- the LOC142376440 gene encoding ELKS/Rab6-interacting/CAST family member 1-like, producing the protein MKDQSKKVANLKHKEQVEKNRNAQLMEEAKKREDNLNESSQQIKDSLRQKEERIEELEEALRESVQITTEREVVLASEEQARTQAETQ